From Pristiophorus japonicus isolate sPriJap1 chromosome 1, sPriJap1.hap1, whole genome shotgun sequence, a single genomic window includes:
- the prrc1 gene encoding protein PRRC1 isoform X1: MMEESGIETTPPSTPPPSTSVPASSHPVSTVLPSPLSNPITTSISALPPSIFSTPPPRPHMPPARSSTPLAVGSPAVASPVHPAVAHSGTPAYSSPVSFPPSASPMGSPAGPVFSAPPTGPPITGFSMAANYDITRGHAGRTPQTPLMPTVASSAAGGVAPSAMTRASAPVGGGSSITFPEETEDPRMSVHYDQSGSGGGLWGFFKGVAGNSVVKSVLDKTKHSVESMITTLDPGMAPYIKSGGDLDVLVTSNKEVKVTAIRDAFQEMFGLATVTGEAGQSNIAPQPVGYAAGLKGAQERIDSLRRSGMIHEKQVTVSIENFIAELLPDKWFDIGCLILEDPVHGIRLENFTQATPVPLQYVQQAQNLTPTDYNLRWSGLMVTLGEVMQRNIPQVNRTDWHIMLTGMSRRQMIYSAAKALAGMYKQQLPPKSY, encoded by the exons ATGATGGAGGAAAGTGGGATTGAGACAACACCCCCCAGTACCCCACCACCTAGCACTTCCGTGCCTGCAAGCAGTCACCCAGTCTCCACAG TTCTACCCAGCCCTTTATCTAATCCCATCACCACCTCCATCTCTGCTTTACCACCCTCAATCTTTTCCACACCTCCTCCTAGACCCCACATGCCTCCTGCGAGGTCTTCTACACCCCTGGCTGTTGGATCTCCTGCTGTCGCTTCCCCTGTTCATCCTGCTGTTGCTCATTCTGGTACTCCAGCCTACAGCAGTCCTGTAAGCTTTCCTCCTTCAGCATCCCCTATGGGCTCTCCTGCTGGTCCTGTCTTTTCTGCACCTCCCACAGGTCCACCCATCACCGGTTTCTCCATGGCTGCAAATTACGACATCACCCGAGGTCACGCCGGgcgaaccccacaaaccccactgaTGCCAACCGTTGCTTCATCTGCCGCAGGTG GAGTTGCACCAAGCGCCATGACTCGAGCCTCTGCTCCTGTTGGAGGTGGCTCATCCATTACTTTCCCAGAGGAGACTGAAGATCCCAGGATGTCTGTGCACTATGATCAAAGTGGCTCTGGAGGAGGACTGTGGGGCTTCTTTAAG GGTGTGGCAGGAAACTCAGTTGTGAAATCTGTTTTGGATAAAACGAAACATTCTGTGGAGTCCATGATCACCACCCTGGATCCAGGCATGGCTCCCTACATCA aATCAGGTGGTGATTTGGATGTTTTGGTAACTTCCAATAAAGAAGTCAAAGTGACTGCTATTCGGGATGCTTTCCAGGAAATGTTTGGGTTGGCCACCGTTACTGGGGAAGCTGGCCAATCAAATATTGCCCCACAGCCAGTTGGCTATGCAGCAGGATTAAAG GGAGCCCAGGAAAGGATAGATAGTCTGCGGCGGTCAGGAATGATTCATGAAAAACAGGTGACGGTTTCCATTGAGAACTTCATTGCAGAATTGCTCCCAGACAA GTGGTTTGACATAGGTTGTCTGATTCTTGAAGATCCTGTGCATGGTATTCGTTTGGAAAATTTCACACAGGCAACACCAGTGCCTTTACAATATGTGCAACAG gcacAAAACCTCACACCAACTGATTACAATCTGAGATGGTCTGGGCTGATGGTGACTCTAGGTGAAGTGATGCAGAGGAATATACCCCAGGTCAATCGGACTGATTGGCACATCATGCTTACCGGGATGTCTCGAAGACAGATGATCTACAGTGCCGCCAAAGCCTTGGCGGGAATGTACAAGCAGCAATTACCACCAAAGTCCTATTAA
- the prrc1 gene encoding protein PRRC1 isoform X2, giving the protein MMEESGIETTPPSTPPPSTSVPASSHPVSTVLPSPLSNPITTSISALPPSIFSTPPPRPHMPPARSSTPLAVGSPAVASPVHPAVAHSGTPAYSSPVSFPPSASPMGSPAGPVFSAPPTGPPITGFSMAANYDITRGHAGRTPQTPLMPTVASSAAGVAPSAMTRASAPVGGGSSITFPEETEDPRMSVHYDQSGSGGGLWGFFKGVAGNSVVKSVLDKTKHSVESMITTLDPGMAPYIKSGGDLDVLVTSNKEVKVTAIRDAFQEMFGLATVTGEAGQSNIAPQPVGYAAGLKGAQERIDSLRRSGMIHEKQVTVSIENFIAELLPDKWFDIGCLILEDPVHGIRLENFTQATPVPLQYVQQAQNLTPTDYNLRWSGLMVTLGEVMQRNIPQVNRTDWHIMLTGMSRRQMIYSAAKALAGMYKQQLPPKSY; this is encoded by the exons ATGATGGAGGAAAGTGGGATTGAGACAACACCCCCCAGTACCCCACCACCTAGCACTTCCGTGCCTGCAAGCAGTCACCCAGTCTCCACAG TTCTACCCAGCCCTTTATCTAATCCCATCACCACCTCCATCTCTGCTTTACCACCCTCAATCTTTTCCACACCTCCTCCTAGACCCCACATGCCTCCTGCGAGGTCTTCTACACCCCTGGCTGTTGGATCTCCTGCTGTCGCTTCCCCTGTTCATCCTGCTGTTGCTCATTCTGGTACTCCAGCCTACAGCAGTCCTGTAAGCTTTCCTCCTTCAGCATCCCCTATGGGCTCTCCTGCTGGTCCTGTCTTTTCTGCACCTCCCACAGGTCCACCCATCACCGGTTTCTCCATGGCTGCAAATTACGACATCACCCGAGGTCACGCCGGgcgaaccccacaaaccccactgaTGCCAACCGTTGCTTCATCTGCCGCAG GAGTTGCACCAAGCGCCATGACTCGAGCCTCTGCTCCTGTTGGAGGTGGCTCATCCATTACTTTCCCAGAGGAGACTGAAGATCCCAGGATGTCTGTGCACTATGATCAAAGTGGCTCTGGAGGAGGACTGTGGGGCTTCTTTAAG GGTGTGGCAGGAAACTCAGTTGTGAAATCTGTTTTGGATAAAACGAAACATTCTGTGGAGTCCATGATCACCACCCTGGATCCAGGCATGGCTCCCTACATCA aATCAGGTGGTGATTTGGATGTTTTGGTAACTTCCAATAAAGAAGTCAAAGTGACTGCTATTCGGGATGCTTTCCAGGAAATGTTTGGGTTGGCCACCGTTACTGGGGAAGCTGGCCAATCAAATATTGCCCCACAGCCAGTTGGCTATGCAGCAGGATTAAAG GGAGCCCAGGAAAGGATAGATAGTCTGCGGCGGTCAGGAATGATTCATGAAAAACAGGTGACGGTTTCCATTGAGAACTTCATTGCAGAATTGCTCCCAGACAA GTGGTTTGACATAGGTTGTCTGATTCTTGAAGATCCTGTGCATGGTATTCGTTTGGAAAATTTCACACAGGCAACACCAGTGCCTTTACAATATGTGCAACAG gcacAAAACCTCACACCAACTGATTACAATCTGAGATGGTCTGGGCTGATGGTGACTCTAGGTGAAGTGATGCAGAGGAATATACCCCAGGTCAATCGGACTGATTGGCACATCATGCTTACCGGGATGTCTCGAAGACAGATGATCTACAGTGCCGCCAAAGCCTTGGCGGGAATGTACAAGCAGCAATTACCACCAAAGTCCTATTAA